One stretch of Castor canadensis chromosome 12, mCasCan1.hap1v2, whole genome shotgun sequence DNA includes these proteins:
- the Cox7a2l gene encoding cytochrome c oxidase subunit 7A2-like, mitochondrial isoform X1 — translation MRSFSGAVAQAVAAGCPSPGTMYYKFSGFTQKLVGTWASDAYIPQGLKPVASTEAPPIIFATPTKLTSSSSMYNYAGKNRVPELQKFFQKSDGVPIHLKRGLPDQMLYRTTMALTVGGTIYCLIALYMASQPKNK, via the exons ATGAGGTCCTTCTCTGGGGCGGTCGCGCAGGCAGTGGCTGCGGGTTGCCCGAGTCCAGGTACCATGTACTATAAGTTCAGTGGCTTCACGCAGAAACTGGTTGGAACATGGGCTTCGGACGCCTATATCCCGCAG gggTTAAAACCTGTGGCTTCCACAGAAGCACCACCTATCATATTTGCCACACCGACTAAACTGACCTCCAGTTCCAGTATGTATAATTATGCTGGGAAGAACAGAGTTCCAGAGCTGCAGAAGTTTTTTCAG AAATCCGACGGTGTGCCCATTCACCTGAAGCGAGGCCTGCCTGACCAAATGCTTTACCGGACCACCATGGCGCTGACTGTGGGAGGGACCATCTACTGCCTGATCGCCCTGTACATGGCTTCCCAGCCCAAAAACAAATGA
- the Cox7a2l gene encoding cytochrome c oxidase subunit 7A2-like, mitochondrial isoform X3: MRSFSGAVAQAVAAGCPSPGTMYYKFSGFTQKLVGTWASDAYIPQGLKPVASTEAPPIIFATPTKLTSSSSMYNYAGKNRVPELQKFFQIVP, from the exons ATGAGGTCCTTCTCTGGGGCGGTCGCGCAGGCAGTGGCTGCGGGTTGCCCGAGTCCAGGTACCATGTACTATAAGTTCAGTGGCTTCACGCAGAAACTGGTTGGAACATGGGCTTCGGACGCCTATATCCCGCAG gggTTAAAACCTGTGGCTTCCACAGAAGCACCACCTATCATATTTGCCACACCGACTAAACTGACCTCCAGTTCCAGTATGTATAATTATGCTGGGAAGAACAGAGTTCCAGAGCTGCAGAAGTTTTTTCAG